The following is a genomic window from Desulforhopalus sp..
GAGTTCGGCAGGAGCAGCAGGTGCCAAAGCTGAGCCGGTCGACTAAGGTACAGATCAAGGAACGGATCAGAACGGAGCTGATGCGAAAAGCTATCCCAATTCCTTCAACTTTTGAATTATGCTGGAACCTTACAAATTCTACTTTGCTATTTTTCTCGACAAATAAGAAGGTCCATTCGATTTTGGAGGACTTTTTCAAAGAAAGCTTTGGCCTCCTTTTACGCCAGCAAATACCGTACACCACTGCTGAGCACCTGGTTGGAGGGGAGCAATTGCCACGGCTGGAGCGGCTCACACAGGAGATTTTCGTTTAAATGCTGCTAGTGCGATAAATAAAGTTGGGGGCAGAAGATGGATTTAGTAGACCTGATAGTTGAAAAGAGGTTTCTTGGCCAAGAGTTTCTTACATGGCTTTGGTGGAAAAGCGAGGAGCGGGGTGGTAGTGTATACTTGGCGAATGAAGGTGATATAACAGTAGCTTTCGAAAAACATATGTTGCTTGAATCTGGAGAAGGTGAGTCCAGCGAGAAACTTATCTGCACTGGATTACAAACCGAGTTGCAGGAAGCGAGGACCGGCCTGCAAATGGGTAAAAAACTGGAACAGGCACGGATCGTCATCAATCATAACAGCTATGAATACAGCTTTACTTTGGCTGGTGGATTAATGGAATTCAGAAATGTACGGTTACCGAAAACCGAAACTACGGAAAACGAAAAGGATGACCGCCCTGAAGAAGTTGAAGGAATGATTCTCGAGCGAATCTTTCTTTTTGAAGAACTTGTTCGGCTAGTCAATATCTTGTTCAGTATGTTTTTATTTGTAAGACTCGGTGATCATTGGCGCGATGAACTGCAAAAAATAAGAGAATGGGTAGCCAGAATGGCTGTCGTTTCCTAATAAATTCAAAAAGATATTCATAGGCTATGGAGCTTGAAACAATAATAGGTCTGGAGATTCATGCACAGCTGAAGACTGACTCAAAAATCTTCTGTGGCTGCTCGACTGCCTTTGGCGCACCGGCAAATACCAATACCTGTCCGATTTGTCTAGGCATGCCAGGGGTTTTGCCAGTTCTCAACAAGCGAGTTGTTGAGTTCGCTATAAAACTTGGTCTTGCTACCAACTCTGCCATCAACAATTTCAGCCAGTTTGCAAGGAAGAACTATTTTTATCCGGATCTGCCCAAGGGATATCAGACATCGCAGTTCGATCTGCCGATTGTTGGAGGGGGGAGCATCGAAATCTCTGTTGATGGGTACAGGAAAAATATTGGCATCACTCGTATACACATGGAGGAGGATGCCGGTAAACTCCTGCATAACGAAGCAGAACCACTGTCTCACGTGGACCTGAATCGTACTGGCACACCCCTTTTGGAGATCGTATCAGACCCTGATCTGCGTACACCGGAGGAGGCTTCAGCATATTTACGGAAATTGCATGCCATTTTGCGTTACTTAGATATTTGTGACGGCAACATGCAGGAGGGCAGTTTTCGATGCGATGCCAATATTTCTCTGCGCCCGTATGGCCAGAAGGAATTTGGAACCCGTACAGAACTGAAAAACATGAATTCTTTTCGCCATGTTCAAAGTGCTTTGGAATATGAAATTCGCCGCCAGAGAGATTTACTTTTGGAGGGTGAAACAATTGTTCAGGAGACTCTTCTGTGGAATCCAGATAAAAACTGTACGGAATCTATGCGAGGCAAGGAAGATGCCCACGATTACCGTTATTTTCCCTGTCCTGATCTTGTTCCGGTTGTAATCGATGAGGCTTGGATTGAGGAAATTCGCCTGCAATTGCCGGAACTTCCAGATCAACGAAAAGAAAGATTCATCGATCAATATGGTTTACCTGATTACGATGCGGCACTGCTCACTGGAGATCGTGAATTAGCGGATTACTTTGAGAAGACCGTTCGTGCAGGAGGATCGGCGAAGAAGGTTGCAAACTGGATTATGACTGAAATGCTGCGTGAGTTGAAAGGGGAGGCTATTACTGTCTGCAGAATACGTCCACAGCAGCTCGCAGAACTGCTTTTGATGGTTGAGGCAAATACCATCAGCGGTAAGATTGCAAAAACCGTATTTCAATCGATGATGGAGACTGGCAAGGATCCGCAAATAATCGTAAAAGAACAAAATCTTCTCCAGGTTTCCGATGAAGGAGAGATACTTGCCCTAGTCCACGAAATAATCGCTGCTAATCCACAGCAGGCAGAGGATTATCGCAATGGCAAGACCAAAATATTGGGCTTCTTCGTGGGCCAGCTGATGCAGCGGACCAAAGGCAAGGCAAATCCAAATATTGCCAATGAGCTGTTTGTCAGAGTCCTTGCCGGTTAACACAATAGGTATAGGGTGGAAAAGGAGCTTTGGCAGAAAAAAGGGGACGGACACCGTGCACGTCTACGTGACCGTTTTCTCGAAAATGGACTTCATGGTTTTAGCGACACTGAAGTTCTTGAGCTTCTTCTTTCGTTCGGCACGCCGCGCACCGATTGCAAGGAGCCGGCACGTGGCTTATTAAAGAAATTTGGCACTTTTTCCAAAGTCCTGGAAGCTCCATTGGTTTCACTTCAGGATGTTTTGGGGGTTGGTCCGAAAAATAGTTTCGCTCTGCACTTTGTTCATGCTGTTGCCAGCTATTATCTGAAAGAGCGAATACGCGGCAAGCGATATCTCCATTCGTCTGAGGAGGTGATCGACTATCTTACCCATTCGCTTCGTGGTTTGAAAAAAGAGGTTCTGTCGGTCATTTTTCTTGATAGCTCGCACGCTATTATCGATTCAGCCGTGGTTGCAGAAGGGACTCTTAATGTCAATACGGTATATCCGCGGGAAATTATGAAAATGGCGCTGGACTTTCATGCTGCGGCATTGATTATTGCCCATAATCATCCTTCCGGCTCGCTCCACCCCTCCACCCAGGATATGAAGCTTACCAAAAGCTTATACATGCTGTGCAGCCTTATGCAGATTCAGCTTCTCGATCATCTGGTAATTGGTGATGGAAGCTATAGCTTTGCCGATAACGGGTTGATCACTTCAATTCGCCAGGACTGTACCGCTCTTGTTAATTCTCTGTAAGTCTGATGTGTTCTCTCTATATCCATATCCCTTTCTGTCAAAAAAAATGCTACTACTGTTCCTTTAGCTCAAGCGTGAATGGCGTTGGGCTGTTCTCCTCATACGTTGCTGCAGTGCAGAAAGAACTTACAGGATACACCTTTGAAAATACCAAAAGGCAATTGAGTACAGTTTTTATAGGAGGAGGCACACCGAGTATCCTTCCCGTCGCCCTCCTGGAAGAGCTCATTGATGATTGTTTGAAGAATTTTCATTTACTGCCAGATGCAGAAATTACTGTTGAAACAAATCCCGGGACCGTTGATGCGCATTATATTGCACACCTCTTAGCCGCAGGAGTAAATCGCATCTCTCTTGGGGTACAGACCTTTAACGACCATGAACTGCAGGTTCTCGGAAGAATTCATGACAGTTACATGGCGCATACAGCATTTGCAGCGATAAAAACAGCTGGTTGTGAAAACATCAGCCTGGATCTCATGTACGGCCTTCCGGGACAAACTGCCGAATCATGGAGGAGCACGCTGACCGAGGCCATCTCGCTTGGACCCCAGCACTTGTCTCTGTACCAATTGACCATTGAGGATGGGACACCATTCCATCACGCTTCGCAGACAGGGCAGATTACCTTGCCGGACGAAGACGAAATTCTGCTGATGGATGAGATTACCTATCGTCTGTGTGCCGATGCGGGGATCAAGCAGTACGAGATCTCCAACTTTGCTCTTCCCGGATTTGAATGTGCCCATAATATAATCTACTGGCAAAACGGTAATTATCTTGCAGCTGGGGCTGCTGCGGTCAGCTGCATCAACGGCGTCCGGGAGAGGCGTGTTGCTAATCCCAAAGATTACATTCGACGGATCCAGGCAGGAGAATCGGTGATAATTGAGCGGGAGTGTTTGCCCCTTGAGGCATCATTTCGGGAATCAGTGATCCTGGGGCTACGGATGACGCCAGGGGTGGCGCTGCAACAGCTGGCAGATCGCTATCGTATCGACCTCGTTGAATATTATGGTGGGATCCTCACAAGGCTTTTAGAGATGGAACTTGTCGAGCTTACGGCGCATTCATTGAAGCTTACGGCCAAGGGTCGATCTCTCGCCAATTGGGTTATGGCGGAGCTGGTGTAGCCTTTTAAATCGAGAGATAATCTTCAGGCATGTTGCCTGCCGACTCGAGGCCATTGATGGAACTGTTTATGTGTGTCTCAATGGCAATCGCAGCTCCAATTGCATCGCCGGCAGCAAGAGCGGTAATAATCGACTCGTGTTCGGAGGTCGGCTTATACTCAAGTTTGTAGAAGGGATCATAAAGAATTAGAAATATTCGTGTTCTATCAAGGAGCTCTTTGATATACGAATAGAGGACACGGTTTCCGCTCAGCTCGGCAATCTTGAGGTGGAGGTTGTCGTTTGCCGTATAATATTCATCAAGATTACTTTCATCAAAGACCTTTGTTTCGATAACAATGAGCTCGCGGAGTTCTTCAAGTTGCTTTCC
Proteins encoded in this region:
- a CDS encoding recombination-associated protein RdgC, whose product is MGFLKGSASFVRFSVDGTLPDNPLDFIAKRIIGFSFQDIDETYDEYSIGWVSVLNMFDTKFAFASYVAGEYITLTLRIDERKVSPAILKKIVQKEEERVRQEQQVPKLSRSTKVQIKERIRTELMRKAIPIPSTFELCWNLTNSTLLFFSTNKKVHSILEDFFKESFGLLLRQQIPYTTAEHLVGGEQLPRLERLTQEIFV
- the gatB gene encoding Asp-tRNA(Asn)/Glu-tRNA(Gln) amidotransferase subunit GatB; this translates as MELETIIGLEIHAQLKTDSKIFCGCSTAFGAPANTNTCPICLGMPGVLPVLNKRVVEFAIKLGLATNSAINNFSQFARKNYFYPDLPKGYQTSQFDLPIVGGGSIEISVDGYRKNIGITRIHMEEDAGKLLHNEAEPLSHVDLNRTGTPLLEIVSDPDLRTPEEASAYLRKLHAILRYLDICDGNMQEGSFRCDANISLRPYGQKEFGTRTELKNMNSFRHVQSALEYEIRRQRDLLLEGETIVQETLLWNPDKNCTESMRGKEDAHDYRYFPCPDLVPVVIDEAWIEEIRLQLPELPDQRKERFIDQYGLPDYDAALLTGDRELADYFEKTVRAGGSAKKVANWIMTEMLRELKGEAITVCRIRPQQLAELLLMVEANTISGKIAKTVFQSMMETGKDPQIIVKEQNLLQVSDEGEILALVHEIIAANPQQAEDYRNGKTKILGFFVGQLMQRTKGKANPNIANELFVRVLAG
- the radC gene encoding DNA repair protein RadC, yielding MEKELWQKKGDGHRARLRDRFLENGLHGFSDTEVLELLLSFGTPRTDCKEPARGLLKKFGTFSKVLEAPLVSLQDVLGVGPKNSFALHFVHAVASYYLKERIRGKRYLHSSEEVIDYLTHSLRGLKKEVLSVIFLDSSHAIIDSAVVAEGTLNVNTVYPREIMKMALDFHAAALIIAHNHPSGSLHPSTQDMKLTKSLYMLCSLMQIQLLDHLVIGDGSYSFADNGLITSIRQDCTALVNSL
- the hemW gene encoding radical SAM family heme chaperone HemW, with amino-acid sequence MCSLYIHIPFCQKKCYYCSFSSSVNGVGLFSSYVAAVQKELTGYTFENTKRQLSTVFIGGGTPSILPVALLEELIDDCLKNFHLLPDAEITVETNPGTVDAHYIAHLLAAGVNRISLGVQTFNDHELQVLGRIHDSYMAHTAFAAIKTAGCENISLDLMYGLPGQTAESWRSTLTEAISLGPQHLSLYQLTIEDGTPFHHASQTGQITLPDEDEILLMDEITYRLCADAGIKQYEISNFALPGFECAHNIIYWQNGNYLAAGAAAVSCINGVRERRVANPKDYIRRIQAGESVIIERECLPLEASFRESVILGLRMTPGVALQQLADRYRIDLVEYYGGILTRLLEMELVELTAHSLKLTAKGRSLANWVMAELV
- a CDS encoding GntR family transcriptional regulator yields the protein MAQSKKTNSEDAVYRKLKTAIRKRYIKQGSQLVEISLAQQLGVSRTPVRSAIKRLEAEGLVNSIPNRGAFVITPTRREIEETFLVRAQLEIMAARLTATRITGKQLEELRELIVIETKVFDESNLDEYYTANDNLHLKIAELSGNRVLYSYIKELLDRTRIFLILYDPFYKLEYKPTSEHESIITALAAGDAIGAAIAIETHINSSINGLESAGNMPEDYLSI